The following are encoded together in the Adhaeribacter arboris genome:
- a CDS encoding M16 family metallopeptidase, whose product MKIVNIYFLSGALLFSSVAAMAQKQTPPTGGEPRNFTLPAKQEFTLPNGLQATMVPYGEIPKVTVSLMVQVGNVHETEKENGLADITGQLMREGTTNLNAKQIAEQAARMGGSVDVSVGSNQTTISGSVLSEYGPDLVKLLADLVQHPAFPPSEIERIKNDFKRNMNLARSQPGTQADTKFRMAIYKGHPYGRDLPTDAQIDAFTVEQVRDFYQRQFGAQRTGVYVAGKFQGEAMRQAITAALSEWQQGPPPRIEIAQPITKPDMLLLDRPGAPQSTLIIGLPTIDPSHPDYTKMRVMNSLLGGSFGSRITRNIRENKGYTYSPYSSIAPRYRVADWSEQADVTTEHTGNSLKEIVNEIDRLQKEAPSPEELKGIQNYVAGIFVLQNSSPGGIINQLNFLDLHGLPDTYLTNQVQAIHAVTPQEVKDLAKKYIRPEDMTMVVVGDKKVITPQIKKFQSEKKKRAL is encoded by the coding sequence ATGAAAATTGTAAATATATATTTTTTAAGCGGGGCTTTGCTGTTTAGTAGTGTGGCGGCAATGGCTCAGAAACAAACTCCACCAACGGGTGGCGAACCGCGCAACTTTACCTTACCGGCCAAGCAGGAGTTTACTTTGCCCAACGGCTTACAAGCTACCATGGTGCCTTACGGCGAAATACCAAAAGTTACCGTAAGTTTAATGGTGCAGGTTGGCAATGTGCACGAAACCGAAAAAGAAAATGGCCTGGCCGATATAACGGGGCAGCTTATGCGCGAAGGCACGACTAATTTAAACGCTAAACAAATTGCCGAGCAGGCAGCTCGCATGGGAGGCTCCGTAGACGTAAGCGTCGGCTCGAACCAAACAACTATTTCGGGGTCCGTTTTATCCGAGTACGGGCCAGACTTGGTAAAATTATTAGCGGATCTGGTGCAGCATCCGGCTTTTCCACCTTCGGAGATAGAACGCATTAAGAATGATTTTAAACGTAACATGAATCTGGCCCGCTCGCAACCCGGTACACAGGCTGATACCAAGTTCCGGATGGCGATCTATAAAGGGCATCCTTATGGCCGCGACTTGCCTACCGACGCGCAGATTGATGCTTTTACCGTGGAGCAAGTGCGGGATTTTTATCAGCGGCAATTTGGTGCGCAGCGCACCGGCGTGTATGTGGCCGGTAAGTTCCAGGGAGAAGCCATGCGCCAAGCTATCACCGCCGCCTTAAGTGAATGGCAACAAGGACCACCGCCGCGCATTGAAATTGCTCAACCCATTACCAAACCCGATATGTTGCTGTTAGACCGGCCCGGCGCTCCGCAATCTACCTTAATTATTGGCTTGCCCACCATTGATCCGTCGCATCCCGATTATACCAAAATGCGGGTGATGAATTCTTTGCTGGGTGGGTCTTTTGGGTCGCGCATTACCCGCAACATCCGCGAAAATAAAGGCTATACCTATTCGCCGTACAGCTCTATTGCTCCGCGTTACCGGGTAGCCGATTGGAGCGAACAAGCCGATGTTACTACCGAGCATACCGGTAATTCTCTAAAAGAAATTGTGAACGAAATAGACCGGCTGCAAAAAGAAGCACCTTCTCCCGAAGAATTAAAAGGCATCCAGAACTATGTGGCGGGCATATTTGTGCTGCAGAATTCGTCGCCGGGAGGCATTATTAACCAGCTAAACTTTCTGGACCTGCATGGTCTGCCCGATACGTATTTGACTAACCAAGTGCAAGCTATTCACGCGGTAACTCCCCAAGAGGTAAAAGATTTGGCTAAAAAATATATTCGGCCCGAAGACATGACCATGGTGGTTGTAGGCGATAAAAAAGTAATTACCCCGCAGATTAAAAAGTTTCAGTCGGAGAAAAAGAAGCGGGCTTTGTAA
- a CDS encoding sugar phosphate isomerase/epimerase family protein: MKKLLLSTFAVFCLTVSCKTTSNNSASSAASTSAPTSASTASGQTPETELGWKLGAQAYTFNRFTFTEAIDKIKSCGLNYVEAFPGQTIGGGIEGKMEPNMPAEKRNQILKMLQDKSVKMVSFGVTGAKDEAGWRELFQFAKDMGLENITMEPEPEFIPLVSQLCDEYGINAALHNHPNPSRYWNPDVVIAAMQGQSKRLGACADIGHWVRSGLDPVECLKKLEGHVIQLHFKDLNEKSKDAHDVHWGEGVSNVDGVLAELKRQNFKGVLSAEYEYNWENSAPDVTVSVQYFREAVQKLD, from the coding sequence ATGAAAAAACTTTTATTAAGCACGTTTGCCGTTTTCTGCTTAACGGTATCGTGTAAAACTACCAGTAACAATAGTGCTTCATCGGCTGCATCTACCTCAGCACCCACCTCTGCTTCCACAGCCAGCGGCCAAACTCCTGAAACCGAATTAGGTTGGAAACTAGGTGCGCAAGCTTACACCTTTAATCGTTTTACTTTTACCGAAGCCATTGATAAAATTAAAAGCTGCGGCTTAAACTACGTAGAAGCGTTTCCGGGTCAAACGATTGGCGGCGGAATTGAAGGCAAAATGGAGCCGAATATGCCCGCTGAAAAACGAAATCAAATTTTAAAAATGTTGCAGGACAAAAGCGTGAAAATGGTATCGTTTGGCGTTACCGGCGCTAAAGATGAGGCCGGCTGGCGGGAATTATTTCAGTTTGCTAAAGATATGGGCCTGGAAAATATTACCATGGAGCCCGAGCCGGAATTCATTCCACTAGTATCTCAACTCTGCGACGAATACGGTATCAACGCGGCCTTACACAACCATCCTAACCCTTCCCGCTACTGGAACCCCGATGTGGTAATTGCTGCCATGCAAGGGCAAAGCAAACGATTAGGTGCCTGCGCCGATATCGGGCACTGGGTTCGGTCTGGTTTAGACCCGGTTGAATGCTTGAAAAAACTGGAAGGCCACGTTATTCAACTGCACTTCAAAGATTTGAATGAAAAAAGCAAAGATGCTCATGACGTACATTGGGGCGAAGGCGTATCGAACGTAGACGGCGTATTGGCTGAATTGAAAAGACAAAACTTTAAAGGCGTACTCTCCGCCGAATATGAATATAATTGGGAAAATAGCGCTCCGGATGTAACGGTCAGCGTACAGTATTTCAGAGAAGCCGTGCAGAAATTAGATTAG
- a CDS encoding NAD(P)/FAD-dependent oxidoreductase, producing MKKIVIIGNGIAGITLAQHVRRLSNHQLLVISSETDYFFSRTALMYVYMGHLRADQMKPFEDWYWPENRIELKRDYVTRVDSSSKQLQLQSGDTVTYDILVIATGSKSNTFNWPGQELAGVQGLYSWQDLENLETLTPQIKRAVIVGGGLIGVELAEMFLSRCIDVTFLVREKSFWSSVLPTEESAMVARHVQSHHVDLRLETELAQILPDENGKVRAIITKNGEEIPCQFVGLTVGVHPNIEFLRDSGLALDKGVLVNEYFETNVPDVHAIGDCAQYQKPPLGRKSVEPLWYAGRMHGETLAHTLCGQKTPYNPGMWFNSAKFFDIEYQVYGEVNQQPQPDEEHLYWEHPSGKKSIRICFDKASNRVKGFNLMGIRYRHEVCERWIRNNTPIQEVLKNLREANFDPEFYKRYEPELLRQYNQLYPAQKESTNKLKQVFGFKR from the coding sequence ATGAAGAAAATAGTAATTATCGGGAATGGCATTGCCGGCATTACGCTGGCACAGCATGTCCGGCGGTTAAGTAACCATCAACTACTGGTTATTTCGTCGGAAACCGATTATTTCTTCTCGCGCACGGCTCTCATGTACGTGTACATGGGGCACCTACGGGCCGATCAAATGAAGCCTTTCGAAGATTGGTACTGGCCCGAAAACCGCATTGAATTAAAACGCGATTACGTTACCCGGGTAGATAGTTCGTCAAAACAGCTTCAACTGCAATCCGGCGATACGGTTACCTACGATATACTGGTAATAGCAACTGGCTCTAAATCCAATACTTTTAACTGGCCCGGCCAGGAACTCGCCGGGGTGCAAGGATTATATTCCTGGCAGGATTTGGAAAACCTGGAAACGCTAACGCCACAAATAAAACGAGCGGTAATTGTAGGCGGCGGTTTAATTGGTGTAGAATTAGCTGAAATGTTTCTATCGCGCTGTATTGATGTTACTTTTCTGGTGCGGGAAAAAAGTTTCTGGAGTAGCGTATTGCCCACTGAAGAATCAGCAATGGTAGCCCGCCACGTTCAAAGCCACCACGTAGACCTGCGCCTGGAAACCGAACTAGCACAAATTTTACCCGATGAAAATGGTAAGGTGCGAGCAATTATTACTAAAAACGGGGAAGAAATACCTTGTCAGTTTGTAGGTTTAACCGTGGGCGTTCACCCCAATATTGAATTTTTGCGCGACAGCGGCCTTGCCTTGGATAAAGGCGTACTAGTAAACGAGTATTTTGAAACCAACGTGCCGGATGTACACGCTATTGGCGACTGCGCGCAGTACCAGAAGCCACCTTTAGGTCGTAAATCCGTGGAGCCGCTTTGGTACGCGGGCCGCATGCACGGCGAAACCTTGGCTCATACGCTTTGTGGTCAGAAAACACCTTATAACCCTGGTATGTGGTTTAACTCGGCCAAGTTTTTTGATATTGAATACCAGGTATACGGCGAAGTAAACCAGCAACCCCAACCCGACGAAGAGCACTTATACTGGGAACACCCGAGTGGCAAAAAATCAATCCGGATTTGCTTTGACAAAGCCAGTAACCGCGTAAAAGGCTTTAATTTAATGGGTATTCGCTACCGCCACGAAGTTTGTGAACGTTGGATTCGAAACAACACTCCCATCCAGGAAGTCTTGAAAAACCTGCGGGAAGCTAATTTTGACCCCGAATTTTATAAGCGTTACGAACCCGAACTTTTGCGGCAATATAACCAACTTTATCCTGCTCAAAAAGAATCTACTAATAAACTAAAACAAGTTTTTGGCTTTAAAAGGTAG
- a CDS encoding thioredoxin family protein, whose protein sequence is MQPFDKQALVNLDQSFSYSEYEALIDRLLAENKTTGPDQDPKMVSYTQLNQVRMTRIARTTTLLPEVQQALAELTRSLQWIVLTEAWCGDAAQNVPVLAKITEASAGKIELKLLLRDENPNLMDQYLTNGTRSIPKLICFDANTGEELGTWGPRPDAAQELYRAFKANPTGTKKEFIQNVQLWYAKDKSASMQQEIAQLLCSWQ, encoded by the coding sequence TACGAAGCCTTAATTGACCGCTTACTAGCCGAAAATAAAACTACCGGCCCGGATCAAGATCCGAAAATGGTATCTTATACCCAACTAAACCAAGTAAGGATGACCCGAATTGCCCGCACTACTACCCTGCTCCCCGAAGTACAGCAAGCGCTGGCCGAATTAACCAGATCCTTACAGTGGATAGTATTAACGGAAGCCTGGTGCGGCGACGCGGCGCAAAATGTGCCGGTGCTGGCTAAAATAACAGAAGCTTCGGCCGGTAAAATCGAGTTAAAATTGTTGCTCCGCGACGAAAACCCGAATTTAATGGACCAGTATTTAACCAATGGTACCCGCTCTATTCCTAAATTAATCTGTTTCGATGCGAACACTGGCGAAGAATTAGGCACTTGGGGCCCGCGACCAGACGCGGCGCAAGAGTTATACCGGGCTTTTAAAGCGAATCCTACGGGTACTAAAAAAGAATTCATTCAAAACGTACAACTTTGGTACGCGAAAGATAAAAGCGCTTCGATGCAGCAGGAAATAGCGCAACTACTTTGTAGCTGGCAGTAA